In the genome of Pseudomonas fluorescens, the window GCACCTGTCGCCGATTCAAAAACACTCTCTGGGCGCGATAAGCAATCGTAGGTCATACGCAGGTGATTACGTTTCTGGTCCCAATCTTCCAGCTTTTGCCGGGCAGCCCCGTAAAGACTAACCCGCCATCCGGCGTCCAGATTCACAGAGAGCAAAGGCTGCCCGGTGAGCGTAGTGATTGTGGTTTGATTGGCGGGAGTGGACTTATCGTCCTCAAATATGGAAAAAAGCCGCGGATCGCGACTGTAACTGACTCGGTTTGGAGTGCTGTAGATATGTTGGGTGATGCGAGCCTCAGGGGCTTGCTGGTCCGATCGCCGATGATAGGCAATCTCACGTACGACGGCGCGACGCGGATCAATCACTGAAAGTGTCGGTGTATGTCTGTGCATTGCACTCGCTCCGGATTCACATGCAGGGATTAGCCACATGACATCCGGAACGTTTATCTGCCGTTACCGCACTACCGTCAACTGTCAGAAATTACAGGTACACGCACGGCCAACGCGCTTACGAAAGCATGTCCTGCATCAGTTCCTGCAACTTGTCCAGATCGAACGGCTTGTCCAGGATCGGCGCCTTGCGCGTGATCGGGCTGTCGGTCTCACGGATTTCCTGGGCATAGCCGCTGATGAAAATCACCTTGAGTTCGGGTCGCAGCTTCACGGCGGGCTCGGCGATCTGCACGCCGGAGATTCCACCGGGCAGGCGAAAGTCGGTGATCATCATGTCCAGGTGCGGTTTGCTCGCCAGGATTTCAAAGGCCTGTTCGCCGTTTTCGGCCTGCAATACGCGGTAACCCTCGCCCGACAGATAAGCGGACAGCACCATCAGAATCGAGGGATCGTCCTCGACGACGAGTACTACATCTTGTGCATCTTCGCTCATGGGAAGCCTTTGTTCGGTCAATTGCTGCTGATACGACCGTGGGGTCGATCAGAGGTTGCGTTTACCTGTCTGTTTTCCTACAGCGGCAGACAAACGCGAAACAAGGCGCCTTCGCCAATCCTGCTCTGGACGGTAATAGTACCGCCATGGGCGGCCACAATCTGTTCTGAAATAAACAATCCCAGGCCCAGCCCGGCGACGGCGTGCTTGGCCGATACGCGTTCGAACTGCTGGAAAATCCGTTTCTGGTTTTCTTCGCTGATGCCGATCCCTTGATCCTGCACGTCCACCAGCGCCTGGCCACCTTCACTGTAGACCTTCACCGAGATCGGGCTCTTGGCCCCGTAGCGCAAGGCGTTGGTCAACAGGTTGGAAATGACCTGCTCAATACGAAATTCGTCCCAGTTTCCGATCACCGGTTGCGCGGCATCGAGGGTGACCGACGCCTCGGCGGCGTCGATCTGCTGGGAAAAGTTGTGCAACAGGTGGCGAACCAGCGTCGAAAGATCGATGCGCGTCGGCCGGATCGACAAATTTCCGGTGCGAATGCGCGAGACATCGAGCATGTCTTCAATCAAGCGAATGAGGTTTTTGATCTGCCGCTCATCGCGGTCGACCATGGCGTGCATCTTGTCCAGGGTGAATGCGGCGGCGTTGTCCCGGGCCAGGTGCATCTTGCGCAACTGGGTTTCAAGGATCAGACCGTTGAGCGGCGTGCGCACCTCGTGGGCGACGATGGACATGAAGTCATCGCGCATGCGCACCGCCTGTTCCAGTTCCAGCTGGGTGTTTTGCAACTGCTTGAGCAGGGTCTCCTGTTCGCGGCGACTTTGCTCAAGGGCCAGCACTTGTTCCTTCATCGCCTTGCTCTGGCGATACAGGTCGACGAACACATTGACCTTGCTCTTGACCGCCTGGATGTCCAGCGGTTTGTGCAGGAAATCCACGGCACCGCTTTCATAGCCCTTGAACGCGTAGTTCAGTTCACGCCCGGCGGCGCTGACAAAAACGATCGGAATGTTCCTGGTTTTTTCCGTGCCACGCATCAACTCGGCCAGCTCGAAGCCATTCATGTCGGGCATCTGCACATCGAGGATGGCCAAGGCGAATTCGTGTTGTAACAGCAGGGACAAGGCTTCGTCGGCGGATAGCGCCTTGTAGACGATGCGGTCCTCACGCTTGATCAGTGCTTCGAGCGCCAGCAGATTCTCTGGCAGATCGTCCACGATCAGCAGTTTGGCCTGGATATTACTTAGCATGCGGTTCGTTCCAGCTCGACAAGCAAACGGCCGATGCCTTCGCGCAGCGGGCCGAGGATGTTCAACAGCGCCTCGACGCCACCGGCGGAGGCACCGATCACGATCGCTTCGATAGCCGGCAATCTCGTTGCACTGTTCATGATTTTCGATAGATCCGTTCTTGTTTGACCAACGGCTCGAACCGATTGCCGCAGGCTGAAAATTCCGGGGTTTCCTTACTGCCCAGCACCAGGAAACCGCGATGGCAGAGGGACTCATGAAACAGTCCGAACGCCCGATCCTGAAGTTTTTTATTGAAATAAATCAATACGTTACGACATGAAATTAATTGAGTTTCGGAAAATACGCTGTCCGTTGCCAGGCTGTGATCGGCGAAGGTCACGTTCTCGCGCAGGGTCTTGTCGAAAATCGCGTACCCATAGGCCGCCGTATAATAGTCGGCAAACGAACACTGGCCACCGGCCTGCTGGTAATTAGCAGTGTAGGCGCGGACATTCTCCATTGAGAAAATCCCTTGCTTGGCCTTTTCCAACGAGCGCGGATTGATGTCGGTGGCGTAGATGATCGTGCGGTCGAGCAGGCCCTCTTCGCGCAGCACAATGGCCATCGAATACACCTCTTCACCGGTGCTGCATCCGGCGATCCAGACCTTGATCGAAGGGTAGGTTCGCAGCAACGGCACCACTTCCTTGCGGATGGTCAGGAAGTGCGAGGGGTCGCGAAACATCTCGCTGACCGGAATGGTCAGCAATTGCAGCAATTGCATGAAGGCGGTGGGGTCGTGCAGGACCCTTTCCTGCAACGCCGAGATGGTATTGCACTCGAACTGACTCAACGCGTGGTTGACCCGGCGCTTGATCGAAGCGCCGGAGTAATCGCGAAAATCGTAGCTGTACTTGAGGTAGATCGCCTCGATCAACAACCGCAATTCGATTTCGCTGTTTCGCTCCACTGAGGAATTGCGCTCCACTAGATCCGTTCCATCTTCGGTAACCACACACGAATCAGCGAAAACAGGCGATCCAGGTCGATGGGCTTGGCCAGGTAATCGTTGGCGCCGGCCTGCAGGCAGTGCTCCTGATCGTCCTTCATGGCCTTGGCCGTCACCGCGATGATCGGCAACTTGCGCCAGCGCGGGTCCTTGCGGATTTCAACGGTGGCTTCAAAGCCATCCATTTCGGGCATCATCACGTCCATCAACACCAGATCGATGTCTTGCACCTCATTCAATCGTTCAATCGCTTCGCGGCCGTTGCGGCCAATGACCACGACCGCGCCCTTTTGCTCCAGCGCGCTGGTGAGGGCGAAAATGTTGCGCACATCGTCATCCACCAGCAGCACCTTGCGGCCCTCGAAGACCTTGTCGCGACTGCGGGCGACCTTGAGCATCTTCTGCCGTTCATGGGACAACCGTGATTCGACTTTGTGCAGAAAAAGCGTCACCTCATCCAGCAACCGCTCCGGCGAGCGTGCGCCCTTGATGATGATCGAACGCGAATACTTGCGCAGTTCGGCCTCTTCATCCCGGGTCAGGTTGCGCCCGGTATAGACGATGACGGGCACAAAAGAGCAGATGTCTTCGGTGGACATGCGCTTGAGCAGGTCATTACCGAGCATGTCCGGCAGCTTGAGGTCGATGATCATGCAATCGAAGACGGACGTGCGCAGCAGGTCCAGCGCCTCCTGCGCCAGGCCAACGGCAGTGATCTCGATGTCATCGTCGCCGATCAGGCGGGCAATACTGTCGCGCTGCAAGTCGTCGTCCTCGACCAGCAGCACGCGCTTGACCTTCTGGGTCAGCTTGGCCTCGAGGCGTGCAAACACATCCTTGAGTTCCTCGCGGGTGGTCGGTTTGACCGCATAGCCAATGGCGCCCATGTGCATCGCCGCCTCGACCCGGTCTTCGACCGAAATCACATGCACCGGGATGTGCCGGGTTTCGGCGTGTTCCTTCAAGCGTTGCAGCACGGTCAGACCGGAATGATCCGGCAGGCGCATGTCCAGCAGGATCGCATCGGGGATGAACGCCTTGGCCAGGTCGTAGCCTTCGTCGGCACCGTGGGCCACCAGACACTGATAACCCAGTTCATGGGCCAGGTCGTAGAGGATGTGCGCAAAGTTCGGCTCATCCTCCACCACCAGCATGCAGCGGGTGGTGAACGGCCCCTTGTTGCGATCGTCGTCGAAACGCGGAATGTCGACTTCGGCCACCCGTGGCGACAATGTGGGCGGCAATCCACTCGGCGCGGCCGCCACAGGAACGGCTCGCATCGGTTCGACTGGCACTTCGCCCGGTTCCACGTACTGCTGCGGCAAGACCAGGGTAAACACACTGCCCTGCCCCGGCGTGCTGCTCACGCTGATGGAGCCGCCGAGCAAGGCCGCCAGGTCACGGGAGATCGACAACCCCAGCCCGGTGCCGCCGTAACGCCGATTGGTGGTGCCATCGGCCTGACGGAACGCTTCGAAGATGCTTTCGTGCTGATCCACCTCGATGCCGATCCCGGAATCGCCGATGCTGAACGCGATGCCGTCATTCGGCGCTGTGGCGACAGACAGGCTGACGCTGCCGCTTTCAGTAAACTTCACGGCGTTGGACAGCAGATTCTTGAGGACCTGCTCCAGGCGCTGCCGGTCGGTGAACAGCATCAGCGGCGCACCGTCTTGCATATCCACCTGGAAATCCAGCTGTTTGTCGGTGGCCAACGGCTGGAACAGGCTGCGCAGGCCATCCACCAGACGCACCACGCTGGTGTTCTCCGGACGGATTTCCAGCTTGCCGGCCTCGACTTTGGAAATATCCAGAATGTCGTTGATCAGGTGGAGCAAATCATTGCCGGCGGAGTAGATCGACTCGGCGAACTTGACTTGCTCGGCACTGAGGTTTTGCTCGGGGTTTTCCGCCAGCAGCTTGGCCAGGATCAACGAACTGTTCAGCGGCGTGCGCAGCTCATGGGACATGTTGGCGAGGAATTCGGACTTGTACTTGCTCGATCGCTGCAATTCTACTGCGCGTTCTTCGAGCTGGATCCGGGCCTGATTGAGCTCGGTATTCTTCAAGTCCATGGCGTCGCGTTGCTCGGCCAATGCTTGTGCCTGCTCGGCGAGTTGTTCGTTGGTCTGCTCCAGCTCCACCTGCTGGGTTTCCATGTGCGCCTGGGACTCCTTGAGAATCCGCGATTGTTCTTCGAGCTCTTCGTTGGCGGTCTTGAGTTCTTCCTGCTGAACCTGCAATTCTTCGTTGAGTTGCTGGGTTTCGGCCAACACCTCCTGTAAACGCTGGCGATAGCGTGCCGCCTCGATCGAGGTGCCGATGTTGCCGGCAATCAGCTCAAGCAATTCAACGTCACGGTCCGTCAGTGGACGCAGAAAGCCCAACTCGATCACGCCATTGACCCGCTCGTCATCGCTGGTTGGCACCACCAGCACACTGCGCGGCAAACCGTCACCGAGGCCGGAGCTGACCTTGAAATAATCTCCCGGCACCTCGTCCAGGCGAATCAGCCGTGCCTGCTGCGCTACTTGGCCGACAATGCCTTCGTCGCTGTAGATCTGCTGTTCACGGTCTTGCTGTTCGCGGGAAAAACCGTAGGTGGCGATGCGCTTGAGGCCGCCGTGGTCTTCGCGCACATAAATAGCCGCTACGGCGGTGCCCAGGTACTGCGCGCAGAACTGCAGGATGTTGCGACCCAGCATGTTCAGGCTCAATTGCCCCAACACCTGCTCGGCCAGTTCGGTCTGGCCGTTGCGCAGCCAGGCCTGTTGCTCCAGACGATGAGCGCTGGCTTGCTGGCCGGCAAGGTTGACGCTGTAGTTCTGCGACAGGGTCATCAAATCGCGACGCCCGACATACGCCAGCAACCCGCTGACCCCGGCAATGAACAACAGGTAGAGACTGATGCTCATGACCGTGGTACGTCGCACTTCATCATTGCGCGATGCACGCAACTGTTGCTCGGTGTCGATCACCGCCTCGAACTGCTTGCGAATTTCATCGGTCAGGCGTTTGCCGCGTCCGGCCTTGACCACGGCGCGATAGTCCCCGCTGCTGCGCTGCAAATCGATCATCGATTGTGCATAGTCGGACCACTCCTGCTGTAAGGCCTGCAACCGCAATAAGCGGTCGGTCTGCACCGGGTTGTCGGCGGTCAGTTCGAGCATGGTGTTGAGCGCCACGGCGATGCGCGGCTTGGCGGTTTCGTAGGGGTCGAGGAAATGTTCGTCGCCACTGAGCAGGAAACCGCGCATCCCGGTTTCCAGGTCCACGGTCAGCTTGACCGCTTCATTGGCGTTATTGATCACCCGATCGGTGTGCTCCACCCACTGGATCGTCGACAGTAAATAGCTGATCAGCGACACGAAGAACACGGCGCTGATGAGACCCAGACCCAATGGCAGGCTGATGTTGCGGCTCAGGAGTTTACGAAATCGTTGTTCATCAACCGAGGACGCGGAGGGCATGGGGCGGGCCTTGTCGAACTGTCAGATTGCAAGGAGTTTGCCCCAAAACTGGCACATTGATCCAATTTTCTGACATGTTTGCGCGCAAGGTCCTACATTGCACTGCGCCCGTTCCCAGGCCACGGGTTATCCTCGCGTGGCCTGCACTGCAATTCTTTTTTACAACGTAGGGAACTTGTCGGGATCCGCCACTTACTCATGCAAGAGGCCGACGATTTCCAGCGACCGGCAATGCCAATCTTTTCGGGAACTTGACTATGTCATCCGCCAACGCCTCCACCATCCTTGTCGTCGAAGACGATGCCATCGTGCGCATGCTGATCGTCGACGTACTGGAAGAACTGGAATTCAAGGTGCTGGAAGCCGATGGCAGTGAACAGGCGCTGGAGACACTCAAGGACGTGAACCAACACATTGACCTGATGATGACTGATGTTGGCCTGCCGGTCATGGACGGCCGCGAACTGGCCAATCAAGCCCGTGCGTTACGTCCAGCCCTTCCAATACTGTTTGCCAGCGGGTATGCCGAAAACATCGAAGTGCCTCAAGGCATGCACTTGATCGGCAAACCGTTCTCCATTGATCAGTTGCGTGACAAGGTCAAAGGCATTCTCGGGTGACACTGCGCTGCGCTGTGGTTTAATGCGCGCCTTTTTCGTCCCTGCCCTGTCTTCGTTTCAAGGAATTCCCGTCCATGATTGAGCCCCGCGCAACCAAAGTCCTGGTCATTGGTTACGTCTGGCCCGAGCCCCGCTCTTCGGCGGCCAGCGGGCATGTCATGCAAATTCTCGATGTTTTCCTGGAACAAGGCTGGGACATCACGTTCAGCAGCCCGGCGGGCTTCGGCGAGCAACGTGCAGACCTGACGGCGCTGGGTATTCGCGAGGTCCCCATCGAGCTGAACAACAGCAGTTTCGATGCATTCATCAGCGAACTGGCGCCAGACATCGTGTTGTTCGATCAATTCATGATGGAGGAACAGTTCGGCTGGCGGGTCGAGAAGCATTGCCCCGATGCCTTGCGCGTGCTCGAAAGTTGCGACCTGCAAAGCCTCAGGCAGGGTCGGCATCAACGCCTCAAGGAACGCTTGAAGGCCAGTGACGACAACGATGACTTCAGCGACCTGTTCGCCCCGGCGTCGCGCGAAGAATTCGAACACATGGCCCATACCGATATGGCGAAGCGCGAGATCGCCTCATTTTATCGTTGTGATTTGACGCTGATGGTTTCCGAAGTGGAAATCGAATTGCTGGTCGAGCAATTCAGGTTTGCGCGCAACCTGTTGCACTGGTGCCCATTGATGGTCGATGTTCCGACCAATGAGCCGGTACCGTTTGAAGACCGGGCACACTTTCTTCATATCGGTAACTTTCGCCATGCGCCCAACTGGGATGCAGTGCTCTGGTTGAAAACCGCTATCTGGCCGCTGATTCGCGAGCAAATACCCGGCGCTCAATTGCATATCTATGGTGCCTACACGCCACCCAAGGCGACTGCCCTGCATAACCCGGCCCAGGGTTTTCATGTCATGAACTGGGCAGAAGACGCCCTGCAAGTCATGTCGTCGGCGCGGGTCTGTATGGCGCCTCTGCGTTTTGGCGCGGGAATCAAAGGCAAGATTGTCGATGCGATGCTCTGTGGCACACCGAATGTGACAACGCCAGTAGGTGCCGAGGCGATGCATGGCGAAGAGGCATGGCCCGGTGCAGTGACCCGTTCGGCACGCGAATTCGCCGATCATGCCGTGCAACTGCACAACGACAAGACCCGCTGGCTGGGCGCCCAGGCGCACGGGAAAACCCTGCTTGCCGGCCGCTACCAGAAATCCGTTCATGGCCCGGCGTTGATCCAGCGACTGGTCGATTGCCAGCGGGATCTGGCCAACATCAGACGAGATAACTTTACCGGCAGCATGCTGCGTCATCACCAGCACAAGAGCACTCAATACATGGCGCAATGGATCGAGGCGAAGAACCGCCTTAATCAGGAGTAGCCCACCCTCCTTGCGCGATACATAGATACCGCCCTTGCTGTACCCGACCGGTTAACCTGAGCGCTTCACACCCCATGGATGGGGTGTTTCGCACAAGGAATGGCCATGACCGGCAACACGCGTGGTTTGCTCGACAAGCAAACCTGGATGAGCAACACCCTCGAGATCAATCAACTCAAACTCACCGATATCGTCTGGCCTGGCGTGCATAACGCCGGCATGGACAAACAAGCGCCGAACTACGACGTCGTGACCGGCAACTGGACCGCCTGTCAGAACGACACGTTCTCCTGGCAACTGGCCAACGGCGCCCGCGCCTTCGACATCCGCCTGGGCTACACGGCCGGTGCGGCTCGATCGGGCTTCTACTTTCACCATAACGGCTTTCGCTCGCATCGAGTCCTGGACGATCTGATCGACGCGGTGCTGCTGTTCCTTGATCGAAACCCGGACGAATTCATCGTGTTGGACTTCCATCAACTGGCCGATGGCAAAAAACCTTTCGATCATAAAAGGCTCAGTGACTGGCTCGTGCGTCGTCTAGGGCTGCGGGCCGTCCTTCCCGGCGACGGACTCAAAACAGTGGGAGAACTGAAAACTGCGAGCCGGCATCGCCGGGTGATCATGGCGGCACCCGCCCTGGAGGAACTCGATGGCGAGTCCTTCTGGCCGCGTATCCCGCACAAGTGGCGCGACAACAGGTTCTCCGACCCCGCCGAGCTGCAACGCTATATCGCGCAAACCCTGGAGGATGCGCCCTACGAAACCTTCCTCTGGTCACTGTCCGCGACCACCTACTCGCTACTGGGTGGCCCCGGGCATATCAAGCGGCAGATCAACGACTGGTTCAACACCACGGGACACTGGGTGACGCGTTGCAGCATCATCAGCACCGATTTTTTCGACGAGTCCGACATCGTCCGTTATTGCTGGAGTGCGACCAGCATGAAAGCGGTTTACGGCCGTGCCTTGCATGAACAGACGCACCGACGGTAGTAGCATTAGCCCTGCGGCAAGAGGCATGATCGGGGCGGGATAACAACACAAGCGCCCTGACATGACCCGCACCGCCAGAGTCACCGATCCTTCCTATGAGTTGATGGACGACCACAACGGCTTGTCCATCATCTACCGCCAGCACGGTTTCCCCTGCCCGCTGGTGCGCTGGCATTTCCACAAGGAATACGAGCTGCACCTGATCGTCGCCAGTTCCGGCAAGGTGTTCATCGGCGACTACATCGGCAACTTCTATCCCCAGACACTGTTTCTCACCGGCCCCAACCTGCCCCACAACTGGATCAGTCAGGTGGCCGAGGACGAAGTGGTGCCCAAGCGCGACATGCTGGTCAACTTCACCGACGAGTTGTTCGACAGCGGCTATCCGGTGTTCGCCGAACTCAAGGCCCTGGCACCGCTGCTCGAGCGCGCGCAGTACGGCATCGAGTTTCGCTGCAAGCACACCATCGGCAAGGCCATGGATTTGATGCAGCGCATTGCCGATACCACCGGCATCACCCGGCTCGGGCACTTTTTCATTCTGCTGGAATTGCTCGCGGCCACCGACGACTACCAATTGCTATCCGGTGCCACGACCCCGCAACTGGCCGACGAACACAACATCGACCGCACCAACCGCGCGGTGGATTACATCTTCGCCCATTACGCCCGGGACTTGACGCTGGAGGAAGTCGCCGAGCACCTGGGCATGAAACCGACTTATTTCAGCCGGGTATTCAAGCAGGCCACCGGACGCAACTTCATCGAGTTCGTCAATCGCCTGCGTATCAGCAAGTCCTGCGAGTTGCTGGCCGATGGCGACAAGCCGGTGACCGATGTTTGCTTCGAATCGGGCTTCAACAATATTTCCAACTTCAACCGGCGCTTCCAGCAGCTCAAGGGCATGACGCCTTCGCATTACCGGCGGCTGGTGGTGCAGCGGTTGACCGAGCAAAACCTGGGCTGAAGGCACACCTCAAATCCCTGTGGGAGCGAGCCTGCTCGCGATGAGGCCGTATCAGTCGATATTTATTAACCTGATACACCGCCATCGCGAGCAAGCTCGCTCCCACAGGTACAGCGTTACCCCCCCTAAAACCTGTACGGATTCAATACCGCACCATCGCTGAAAAGCCCTTCCCAGTGTCTACCCCCCAAAAACCCAGTGCAAAAAAGTATCGATCAAAGTGCGATGGATGATTTGTCTCGCCCTCCATTGAAGGATGTAATCAGCACAGATTCTTCCCTCCGCAGGAAGACACAAAAACAATAACTGTCCTTCTGTATCCCGCCGGGTGCAGGAAAGGAGTGCACGATGCAACCTTCGGTAAAAGCTCTGCTTGCCCTCACCTGCATGACCCTCAGCAGCGTCAGCCTTGGCGCACAGACCCTGACCATCGCCACCGTCAACAACAGCGACATGATCCGCATGCAAAAGCTCTCGAAAACCTTCGAGGCCGAGCATCCGCAGATCAAGCTCAATTGGGTGGTCCTCGAAGAAAACGTCCTGCGCCAGCGCCTGACCACCGACATCGCCACCCAGGGCGGACAGTTCGATGTGCTGACCATTGGCATGTACGAAGCCGCACTCTGGGGCGCCAAGGGCTGGCTGGAGCCGATGAATAATCTGCCGACCAGCTATGCCCTTGACGACGTGTTCCCGTCGGTGCGCGAAGGCCTGTCGGTCAAAGGCTCGCTGTACGCCCTGCCGTTCTACGCCGAAAGCTCAATCACCTACTACCGCACCGACCTGTTCAAGGACGCCGGCCTGACCATGCCCGAGCGCCCGACCTGGGAACAGATCGGTGAATTCGCCGCCAAATTGAACAAACCCGAGCAGGAACAATACGGCATCTGCCTGCGGGGCAAGGCTGGCTGGGGCGAGAACATGGCACTGGTCACCACTGTGGCCAATGCCTATGGCGCGCGCTGGTTCGATGAAAAGTGGCAGCCGGAATTCAACGGTCCCGAATGGAAAAACGCGCTGAACTTCTATGTCGGCACCATGCAGAAATCCGGCCCGCCGGGGGCGTCGAGCAACGGTTTCAATGAAAACCTGGCGTTGTTCAACAGCGGCAAATGCGCGATCTGGGTCGATGCCAGCGTCGCCGGCTCGTTCGTCACCGACAAGTCCCAGAGCAAGGTCTCCGATCACGTCGGCTTCACCTAGGCGCCCCATCAGGTCACTGACAAAGGCTCGGCCTGGTTGTACTCCTGGGCGCTGGCCATTCCGACCAGTTCCAAGGCCAAGGACGCGGCGAAAACCTTTAGCGCCTGGGCCACGTCCAAAGAATACGGCGCACTGGTCGCGGAAAAAGACGGCATCGCCAACGTGCCGCCGGGCACGCGGGCCTCGACCTACAGCGAGGCGTACTTGAGCGCCGCACCGTTTGCCAAGGTCACGCTGGAATCGCTCAAGGCCACGGACCCGAGCAAGCCGGGCGCCAGGCCTGTGCCGTACATCGGCATCCAGTTGGTGACCATTCCCGAGTTCCAGGGCATTGGTACCCAGGTCGGCAAATCCTTCTCGGCGGCGCTGATCGGCCAGACCACGGTCGACCAGGCGTTGGCAGCGGCCCAGCAAACCACCGAGCGCGAGATGAAGCGCGCGGGTTATCCCAAGTAAGCCAGACCCCGCTCTCGCCTTCTGTGGGAGCGAGCTTGCTCGCGATGAGGCCGGTACAACCGACGCATTTTCGTGACTGAAACATCGCTTTCGCGAGCAGGCTCGCTCCCACAGTTGATCTTCATTGCCTGTACCCAATCGGTTCAACACCATGAATACATCAACTGCAAAAGCTCACATGGACATTGCCCAACCACAGCGCAAGAGTCGCGTGGCCAATCCCGGCTGGTTTCTGGTCAGCCCTTCGGTGGCCTTGCTGCTGTTGTGGATGATCGTACCGCTGGGTATGACCGTCTACTTCTCGACGATTCGCTACAACTTGCTCAACCCCGGCGAGAACGAGTTCGTCGGGCTGGAAAACTTCACCTACTTCCTCACCGACTCGGGCTTCCTGCCCGGCGCCAGCAACACGCTGTTGCTGGTGGGCAGCGTGCTGCTGATCAGTGTGGTGTTCGGTGTGCTGATCAGTGCTTTGCTTGAGGCCAGTGAGTTTTTCGGTCGCGGCGTCGTGCGGGTGCTGCTGATCTCGCCGTTTTTCATCATGCCCACGGTGGGCGCACTGATCTGGAAGAACCTGATCTTCCATCCGGTCTCGGGGATTCTCGCCTACGTCTGGAAGCTGTTCGGCGCGCAACCGGTGGACTGGCTGGCGCACTACCCGCTGCTGTCGATCATCATCATTGTCTCGTGGCAATGGCTGCCCTTCGCGATCCTGATCCTGATGACCGCCATGCAGTCCCTCGACCAGGAACAGAAAGAAGCCGCGCGCCTCGATGGTGCCGGGCCCATCGCGATTTTCTGGCACCTGACCCTGCCACACCTGGCACGGCCGATTGCGGTGGTGGTGATGATCGAAACCATCTTCCTGCTCTCGGTGTTCGCCGAAATCTTCACCACCACCAACGGCGGCCCCGGCTACGCCTCGACCAACCTCGCCTACCTGATCTACAACCAGGCGCTGGTGCAGTTCGACGTCGGCATGGCCTCGGCGGGCGGCTTGATCGCCGTGGTCATCGCCAACATCGCCGCGATCATCCTGGTGCGGATGATCGGCAAAAACCTGACCGACAAAGCCTGAGGCCTGCCATGACTCTTCAACAATCCCGTCGCCTGCAAAGCCTGCTGCTCGGTACGTTGGCCTGGGCCATCGCGATCCTGATCTTCTTTCCGATCTTCTGGATGGTTTTGACCAGTTTCAAAACCGAAATCGATGCCTTCGCCACGCCGCCGCAGTTCATCTTCATGCCGACGCTGGAGAACTATCTGCACATCAACGAGCGCAGCGACTATTTCAGTTTCGCCTGGAACTCAGTGGTGATTTCCTTCAGCGCCACAGCCCTGTGCCTGTTGATCGCGGTGCCGGCGGCCTACTCCATGGCGTTCTACGAAACCCAGCGCACCAGGGGCACGCTGCTGTGGATGCTCTCGACCAAGATGCTGCCGCCGGTGGGCGTGCTGATGCCGATTTACCTGCTGGCCAAGAGTTTCGGCCTGCTCGACACGCGCATTGCGCTGATCGTGATCTACACGCTGATCAAC includes:
- a CDS encoding AraC family transcriptional regulator, which codes for MTRTARVTDPSYELMDDHNGLSIIYRQHGFPCPLVRWHFHKEYELHLIVASSGKVFIGDYIGNFYPQTLFLTGPNLPHNWISQVAEDEVVPKRDMLVNFTDELFDSGYPVFAELKALAPLLERAQYGIEFRCKHTIGKAMDLMQRIADTTGITRLGHFFILLELLAATDDYQLLSGATTPQLADEHNIDRTNRAVDYIFAHYARDLTLEEVAEHLGMKPTYFSRVFKQATGRNFIEFVNRLRISKSCELLADGDKPVTDVCFESGFNNISNFNRRFQQLKGMTPSHYRRLVVQRLTEQNLG
- a CDS encoding carbohydrate ABC transporter permease; amino-acid sequence: MTLQQSRRLQSLLLGTLAWAIAILIFFPIFWMVLTSFKTEIDAFATPPQFIFMPTLENYLHINERSDYFSFAWNSVVISFSATALCLLIAVPAAYSMAFYETQRTRGTLLWMLSTKMLPPVGVLMPIYLLAKSFGLLDTRIALIVIYTLINLPIVVWMIYTYFKDIPKDILEAARLDGATLAQEMLRVLLPIAKGGLASTVLLSLILCWNEAFWSLNLTSSKAAPLTALIASYSSPEGLFWAKLSAVSTLACAPILIFGWISQKQLVRGLSFGAVK
- a CDS encoding glycosyltransferase, whose product is MIEPRATKVLVIGYVWPEPRSSAASGHVMQILDVFLEQGWDITFSSPAGFGEQRADLTALGIREVPIELNNSSFDAFISELAPDIVLFDQFMMEEQFGWRVEKHCPDALRVLESCDLQSLRQGRHQRLKERLKASDDNDDFSDLFAPASREEFEHMAHTDMAKREIASFYRCDLTLMVSEVEIELLVEQFRFARNLLHWCPLMVDVPTNEPVPFEDRAHFLHIGNFRHAPNWDAVLWLKTAIWPLIREQIPGAQLHIYGAYTPPKATALHNPAQGFHVMNWAEDALQVMSSARVCMAPLRFGAGIKGKIVDAMLCGTPNVTTPVGAEAMHGEEAWPGAVTRSAREFADHAVQLHNDKTRWLGAQAHGKTLLAGRYQKSVHGPALIQRLVDCQRDLANIRRDNFTGSMLRHHQHKSTQYMAQWIEAKNRLNQE
- a CDS encoding phospholipase encodes the protein MTGNTRGLLDKQTWMSNTLEINQLKLTDIVWPGVHNAGMDKQAPNYDVVTGNWTACQNDTFSWQLANGARAFDIRLGYTAGAARSGFYFHHNGFRSHRVLDDLIDAVLLFLDRNPDEFIVLDFHQLADGKKPFDHKRLSDWLVRRLGLRAVLPGDGLKTVGELKTASRHRRVIMAAPALEELDGESFWPRIPHKWRDNRFSDPAELQRYIAQTLEDAPYETFLWSLSATTYSLLGGPGHIKRQINDWFNTTGHWVTRCSIISTDFFDESDIVRYCWSATSMKAVYGRALHEQTHRR
- a CDS encoding sugar ABC transporter permease is translated as MDIAQPQRKSRVANPGWFLVSPSVALLLLWMIVPLGMTVYFSTIRYNLLNPGENEFVGLENFTYFLTDSGFLPGASNTLLLVGSVLLISVVFGVLISALLEASEFFGRGVVRVLLISPFFIMPTVGALIWKNLIFHPVSGILAYVWKLFGAQPVDWLAHYPLLSIIIIVSWQWLPFAILILMTAMQSLDQEQKEAARLDGAGPIAIFWHLTLPHLARPIAVVVMIETIFLLSVFAEIFTTTNGGPGYASTNLAYLIYNQALVQFDVGMASAGGLIAVVIANIAAIILVRMIGKNLTDKA